The following proteins come from a genomic window of Meles meles chromosome 1, mMelMel3.1 paternal haplotype, whole genome shotgun sequence:
- the NIPAL3 gene encoding NIPA-like protein 3 isoform X4 codes for MLLGELGVFASYAFAPLSLIVPLSAVSVIASAIIGIIFIKEKWKPKDFLRRYVLSFVGCGLAIVGTYLLVTFAPNSHEKMTGENITRHLVSWPFLLYMLVEIILFCLLLYFYKEKNANNIIVILLLVALLGSMTVVTVKAVAGMLVLSIQGNLQLDYPIFYVMFVCMVATAVYQAAFLSQASQMYDSSLIASVGYILSTTIAITAGAVFYLDFIGEDVLHICMFALGCLIAFLGVFLITRNRKKAIPFEPYISMDAMPGMQNMHDKGMTVQPDLKASFSYGALENNDNVSEIYAPATLPVMQEEHSSGGASGVPYRVLEHTKKE; via the exons ATGCTACTGGGCGAGCTGGGTGTGTTTGCCTCCTACGCCTTTGCTCCACTGTCGCTGATTGTGCCCCTCAGCGCGGTCTCCGTGATAG ctAGCGCCATCATAGGAATCATATTCatcaaagaaaaatggaaacccAAAGACTTTCTGA GGCGCTACGTCCTGTCCTTCGTCGGCTGTGGTCTGGCCATCGTGGGCACCTACTTGCTGGTGACATTCGCACCTAACAGCCACGAGAAGATGACAGGCGAGAACATCACCAGGCACCTCGTGAGCTGGCCTTTTCTCTTGTACATG CTTGTGGAGATCATCCTGTTCTGCTTGCTGCTCTACTTCTACAAGGAGAAGAACGCCAACAACATCATCGTGATTCTTCTCCTGGTGGCGTTACTGG GCTCTATGACAGTGGTGACCGTGAAGGCCGTGGCCGGGATGCTCGTCTTGTCCATACAGGGGAACCTGCAGCTTGACTACCCCATCTTCTACGTGATGTTCGTGTGCATGGTGGCCACCGCTGTTTACCAGGCCGC GTTTTTAAGTCAAGCCTCGCAGATGTACGACTCCTCTCTGATTGCCAGCGTGGGCTACATTCTGTCCACTACCATTGCCATCACGGCAG GCGCAGTGTTTTACCTGGACTTCATCGGGGAGGACGTGCTGCATATCTGCATGTTCGCActggg GTGCCTCATTGCATTCTTGGGCGTCTTCTTAATCACACGTAATCGGAAGAAGGCCATTCCATTCGAGCCCTATATTTCCATGGATGCCATGCCAG GTATGCAAAACATGCATGACAAGGGAATGACAGTTCAGCCTGACCTCAAAGCTTCTTTTTCCTATGGGGCCCTGGAAAACAACGATAACGTTTCAGAGATCTACGCTCCTGCCACGCTGCCCGTCATGCAAGAGGAACACAGCTCCGGGGGTGCCTCTGGGGTGCCCTACCGAGTCCTGGAACACACCAAGAAGGAATGA
- the NIPAL3 gene encoding NIPA-like protein 3 isoform X1 — MDRAHGAALQLRQLPPTSSAHPLTELSFSYKENLIGALLAIFGHLVVSIALNLQKYCHIRLAGSKDPRAYFKTKTWWLGLFLMLLGELGVFASYAFAPLSLIVPLSAVSVIASAIIGIIFIKEKWKPKDFLRRYVLSFVGCGLAIVGTYLLVTFAPNSHEKMTGENITRHLVSWPFLLYMLVEIILFCLLLYFYKEKNANNIIVILLLVALLGSMTVVTVKAVAGMLVLSIQGNLQLDYPIFYVMFVCMVATAVYQAAFLSQASQMYDSSLIASVGYILSTTIAITAGAVFYLDFIGEDVLHICMFALGCLIAFLGVFLITRNRKKAIPFEPYISMDAMPGMQNMHDKGMTVQPDLKASFSYGALENNDNVSEIYAPATLPVMQEEHSSGGASGVPYRVLEHTKKE, encoded by the exons GAGAACTTGATCGGCGCCCTTTTGGCGATTTTCGGGCACCTTGTGGTCAGCATTGCGCTTAACCTACAG AAGTACTGCCACATCCGCCTGGCAGGCTCCAAGGACCCCCGAGCCTATTTCAAGACCAAAACATGGTGGCTGGGCCTGTTCCTGATGCTACTGGGCGAGCTGGGTGTGTTTGCCTCCTACGCCTTTGCTCCACTGTCGCTGATTGTGCCCCTCAGCGCGGTCTCCGTGATAG ctAGCGCCATCATAGGAATCATATTCatcaaagaaaaatggaaacccAAAGACTTTCTGA GGCGCTACGTCCTGTCCTTCGTCGGCTGTGGTCTGGCCATCGTGGGCACCTACTTGCTGGTGACATTCGCACCTAACAGCCACGAGAAGATGACAGGCGAGAACATCACCAGGCACCTCGTGAGCTGGCCTTTTCTCTTGTACATG CTTGTGGAGATCATCCTGTTCTGCTTGCTGCTCTACTTCTACAAGGAGAAGAACGCCAACAACATCATCGTGATTCTTCTCCTGGTGGCGTTACTGG GCTCTATGACAGTGGTGACCGTGAAGGCCGTGGCCGGGATGCTCGTCTTGTCCATACAGGGGAACCTGCAGCTTGACTACCCCATCTTCTACGTGATGTTCGTGTGCATGGTGGCCACCGCTGTTTACCAGGCCGC GTTTTTAAGTCAAGCCTCGCAGATGTACGACTCCTCTCTGATTGCCAGCGTGGGCTACATTCTGTCCACTACCATTGCCATCACGGCAG GCGCAGTGTTTTACCTGGACTTCATCGGGGAGGACGTGCTGCATATCTGCATGTTCGCActggg GTGCCTCATTGCATTCTTGGGCGTCTTCTTAATCACACGTAATCGGAAGAAGGCCATTCCATTCGAGCCCTATATTTCCATGGATGCCATGCCAG GTATGCAAAACATGCATGACAAGGGAATGACAGTTCAGCCTGACCTCAAAGCTTCTTTTTCCTATGGGGCCCTGGAAAACAACGATAACGTTTCAGAGATCTACGCTCCTGCCACGCTGCCCGTCATGCAAGAGGAACACAGCTCCGGGGGTGCCTCTGGGGTGCCCTACCGAGTCCTGGAACACACCAAGAAGGAATGA
- the NIPAL3 gene encoding NIPA-like protein 3 isoform X2 yields the protein MDRAHGAALQLRQLPPTSSAHPLTELSFSYKENLIGALLAIFGHLVVSIALNLQKYCHIRLAGSKDPRAYFKTKTWWLGLFLMLLGELGVFASYAFAPLSLIVPLSAVSVIGRYVLSFVGCGLAIVGTYLLVTFAPNSHEKMTGENITRHLVSWPFLLYMLVEIILFCLLLYFYKEKNANNIIVILLLVALLGSMTVVTVKAVAGMLVLSIQGNLQLDYPIFYVMFVCMVATAVYQAAFLSQASQMYDSSLIASVGYILSTTIAITAGAVFYLDFIGEDVLHICMFALGCLIAFLGVFLITRNRKKAIPFEPYISMDAMPGMQNMHDKGMTVQPDLKASFSYGALENNDNVSEIYAPATLPVMQEEHSSGGASGVPYRVLEHTKKE from the exons GAGAACTTGATCGGCGCCCTTTTGGCGATTTTCGGGCACCTTGTGGTCAGCATTGCGCTTAACCTACAG AAGTACTGCCACATCCGCCTGGCAGGCTCCAAGGACCCCCGAGCCTATTTCAAGACCAAAACATGGTGGCTGGGCCTGTTCCTGATGCTACTGGGCGAGCTGGGTGTGTTTGCCTCCTACGCCTTTGCTCCACTGTCGCTGATTGTGCCCCTCAGCGCGGTCTCCGTGATAG GGCGCTACGTCCTGTCCTTCGTCGGCTGTGGTCTGGCCATCGTGGGCACCTACTTGCTGGTGACATTCGCACCTAACAGCCACGAGAAGATGACAGGCGAGAACATCACCAGGCACCTCGTGAGCTGGCCTTTTCTCTTGTACATG CTTGTGGAGATCATCCTGTTCTGCTTGCTGCTCTACTTCTACAAGGAGAAGAACGCCAACAACATCATCGTGATTCTTCTCCTGGTGGCGTTACTGG GCTCTATGACAGTGGTGACCGTGAAGGCCGTGGCCGGGATGCTCGTCTTGTCCATACAGGGGAACCTGCAGCTTGACTACCCCATCTTCTACGTGATGTTCGTGTGCATGGTGGCCACCGCTGTTTACCAGGCCGC GTTTTTAAGTCAAGCCTCGCAGATGTACGACTCCTCTCTGATTGCCAGCGTGGGCTACATTCTGTCCACTACCATTGCCATCACGGCAG GCGCAGTGTTTTACCTGGACTTCATCGGGGAGGACGTGCTGCATATCTGCATGTTCGCActggg GTGCCTCATTGCATTCTTGGGCGTCTTCTTAATCACACGTAATCGGAAGAAGGCCATTCCATTCGAGCCCTATATTTCCATGGATGCCATGCCAG GTATGCAAAACATGCATGACAAGGGAATGACAGTTCAGCCTGACCTCAAAGCTTCTTTTTCCTATGGGGCCCTGGAAAACAACGATAACGTTTCAGAGATCTACGCTCCTGCCACGCTGCCCGTCATGCAAGAGGAACACAGCTCCGGGGGTGCCTCTGGGGTGCCCTACCGAGTCCTGGAACACACCAAGAAGGAATGA
- the NIPAL3 gene encoding NIPA-like protein 3 isoform X3, with translation MDRAHGAALQLRQLPPTSSAHPLTELSFSYKENLIGALLAIFGHLVVSIALNLQKYCHIRLAGSKDPRAYFKTKTWWLGLFLMLLGELGVFASYAFAPLSLIVPLSAVSVIASAIIGIIFIKEKWKPKDFLRRYVLSFVGCGLAIVGTYLLVTFAPNSHEKMTGENITRHLVSWPFLLYMLVEIILFCLLLYFYKEKNANNIIVILLLVALLGSMTVVTVKAVAGMLVLSIQGNLQLDYPIFYVMFVCMVATAVYQAAFLSQASQMYDSSLIASVGYILSTTIAITAGAVFYLDFIGEDVLHICMFALGCLIAFLGVFLITRNRKKAIPFEPYISMDAMPDEGAG, from the exons GAGAACTTGATCGGCGCCCTTTTGGCGATTTTCGGGCACCTTGTGGTCAGCATTGCGCTTAACCTACAG AAGTACTGCCACATCCGCCTGGCAGGCTCCAAGGACCCCCGAGCCTATTTCAAGACCAAAACATGGTGGCTGGGCCTGTTCCTGATGCTACTGGGCGAGCTGGGTGTGTTTGCCTCCTACGCCTTTGCTCCACTGTCGCTGATTGTGCCCCTCAGCGCGGTCTCCGTGATAG ctAGCGCCATCATAGGAATCATATTCatcaaagaaaaatggaaacccAAAGACTTTCTGA GGCGCTACGTCCTGTCCTTCGTCGGCTGTGGTCTGGCCATCGTGGGCACCTACTTGCTGGTGACATTCGCACCTAACAGCCACGAGAAGATGACAGGCGAGAACATCACCAGGCACCTCGTGAGCTGGCCTTTTCTCTTGTACATG CTTGTGGAGATCATCCTGTTCTGCTTGCTGCTCTACTTCTACAAGGAGAAGAACGCCAACAACATCATCGTGATTCTTCTCCTGGTGGCGTTACTGG GCTCTATGACAGTGGTGACCGTGAAGGCCGTGGCCGGGATGCTCGTCTTGTCCATACAGGGGAACCTGCAGCTTGACTACCCCATCTTCTACGTGATGTTCGTGTGCATGGTGGCCACCGCTGTTTACCAGGCCGC GTTTTTAAGTCAAGCCTCGCAGATGTACGACTCCTCTCTGATTGCCAGCGTGGGCTACATTCTGTCCACTACCATTGCCATCACGGCAG GCGCAGTGTTTTACCTGGACTTCATCGGGGAGGACGTGCTGCATATCTGCATGTTCGCActggg GTGCCTCATTGCATTCTTGGGCGTCTTCTTAATCACACGTAATCGGAAGAAGGCCATTCCATTCGAGCCCTATATTTCCATGGATGCCATGCCAG ATGAGGGCGCTGGATAG